From the genome of Terriglobales bacterium, one region includes:
- the rsmA gene encoding 16S rRNA (adenine(1518)-N(6)/adenine(1519)-N(6))-dimethyltransferase RsmA, which yields MSEAPRVNRRASRKRPRLGQNLLTDPGAAERIVAALGDVSQATVVEIGPGRGALTDLLAGRAQRLIAVELDRILSAQLRMKYDARSNVEIVEGDVLQVDLAALIGRERKARVVGNLPYYITSPILERLYRFWESIDFIVLLVQREVAERMAARPGSRDYGLLSAVTQLHARVEKLFTLPPGAFSPPPKVHSTAVRLTPISQNPGGPADGFIEFLKFSFGQKRKTLANNLKSRYGEAAVRAALAAAGLRADVRAEAVGLEKAAEVFRSLTA from the coding sequence ATGTCGGAAGCGCCAAGGGTCAATCGAAGAGCGAGCCGCAAGCGCCCGCGGCTGGGGCAGAACCTGCTCACCGACCCCGGGGCGGCAGAGCGCATCGTCGCAGCACTGGGCGACGTGAGCCAGGCTACGGTGGTCGAGATCGGACCGGGGCGCGGCGCGCTGACCGATTTGCTGGCGGGGCGCGCCCAGCGGCTGATCGCGGTCGAGCTGGACCGTATCCTGAGCGCGCAGTTGCGGATGAAGTATGACGCGCGGAGCAACGTTGAGATCGTCGAAGGCGACGTGCTCCAGGTCGACCTGGCAGCGCTGATAGGCCGCGAGCGGAAGGCGCGCGTGGTCGGCAATCTGCCCTACTACATCACCTCGCCCATCCTGGAGCGCCTGTACCGCTTCTGGGAGAGCATCGACTTCATCGTGCTGCTGGTGCAGCGGGAGGTGGCCGAGCGCATGGCAGCGCGGCCCGGCAGCCGCGACTATGGCCTGCTCTCGGCGGTGACGCAATTGCACGCGCGCGTGGAGAAGTTGTTCACGCTGCCTCCGGGAGCGTTCTCGCCGCCGCCCAAGGTGCACTCAACCGCGGTGCGGCTGACGCCGATTTCCCAGAATCCGGGTGGGCCCGCGGATGGGTTCATCGAGTTCCTGAAGTTCTCCTTCGGGCAGAAGCGGAAGACGTTGGCAAACAATCTGAAATCGCGCTATGGCGAGGCGGCGGTGCGGGCGGCACTCGCGGCTGCCGGGCTGCGAGCGGACGTGCGGGCGGAGGCGGTGGGGCTGGAGAAGGCGGCGG